The sequence TCCCCGCTCGCGCACCCACTCGACGCCCAGCGCGCCTACTACGCTCCCGGCCAACGCGTGGAGGTCTTCGGCCTTCGCCATTGGACGCCCGCCGCGCTCCAGGACTCTATCAGCCGCAAGGTCCCTGGCCAGGCCCTCCACGACGCTGCGTGCATGGCCACGCTTACGCAGACCTTCGGCTTCGCCGATGCTGAGGTGACGCGGCTGACCATGGTTGGCGGGCCGGGTGCGAAGAGCCCTACCGACCGGCGGCACTATCTCCTCATCAAGCTCGTCGAGCCGCAGGACTCGGCCGAGGTGGTGTGGGCGCCGGAGCCGCGCGGGATGAGCGTCCTGCGGCCCGAGTACGCGTCCCTCGTTCAACCGTCGCTTGGCGAGACGCACGCCACAGCGTTCGGCTGGACCTGGTTCCTCCCGGCGCTCCAGTATTACGGCCTCGACTCGGCCGGCCGCGCGCAGGGGTTGAAGCAGTATCCGCAGCTGCAGAAGGATGCGTCGCGACTCTGGGCATTCCTCGATGCACAGAGTTCCCCCGCGAGCCGCGACCTGGCTCTCATCGCGCTGCGGGACGACGCGCTGTACGTGAACCGGCTGGTCGCGGCGATGATCCTCGTCAACTTCGCCGATGAGGACGCGGCGTGGCTTGCGCTCGTCGAGGCCATGCGGGACTCGCATCCCGCCGTGCGCGCACTCGCCACGCATGCGTTGGGGACGATGAAGCCCCGCACGGTGGACTGGACCCCGGCGGTACCTACGCTGCGACTGCTGATCGGGGGCACCAACGTCCGTGCCTTCGAGGACGTCGTCCAGATGCTGGTCCAGACGGGCATTGCGCCCGCGCACGGGCGCGCGTTACTGAGTGGCAATTCCCGGTGGGTCCTCG is a genomic window of Longimicrobiales bacterium containing:
- a CDS encoding HEAT repeat domain-containing protein; translation: SPLAHPLDAQRAYYAPGQRVEVFGLRHWTPAALQDSISRKVPGQALHDAACMATLTQTFGFADAEVTRLTMVGGPGAKSPTDRRHYLLIKLVEPQDSAEVVWAPEPRGMSVLRPEYASLVQPSLGETHATAFGWTWFLPALQYYGLDSAGRAQGLKQYPQLQKDASRLWAFLDAQSSPASRDLALIALRDDALYVNRLVAAMILVNFADEDAAWLALVEAMRDSHPAVRALATHALGTMKPRTVDWTPAVPTLRLLIGGTNVRAFEDVVQMLVQTGIAPAHGRALLSGNSRWVLEHLRAENPMTLERTTRFLKRMNGGRDASASKGGWEAWLARL